TACGCCTCCAGCACCGCAGCCAGGGGCACCTCGTAGTGCGGGTAGTAGAAGAGGTCGTGCGGGATCACCGAGACCTTGGACAGCGGTGGCGAGGGTGTGAAGTCCACGCCGTCTTTGCCGGGACTCCCGAGCCTCTCCAGGCTGACGCTGCTGCTGGTGGGGTTGGAAGGAAGCTCCCCGCCAGGCCCCTGCAGGCCttcgccttcctcctcctccccctccccacggcTGCGGCGACGGCGGCAGGTGGATTTCCTCTTGGCCTTTTCGTAcacctctggctttctctctgctgtctcttccGGTCCAGCATCGCTGGGAAGTTCATGTTCGCTGGACTCCACCTGGCATTCCGAGGACTCCTGCCTTTTGTGGGCGGACTTGGCGCTGCTTTTACCTACGTTTTCATCCTGATCCTCAAAGCCCTCGTCCTCAGCAGGTGTCTTCTCACGAGGGGAAGGGACCTCGCCGACAGCTCGGCTGGTGGAAGCAAAATCTACCAGGTCGTTGCTAAACTTCGAGGCTTTTAATGGTATGCTGTCGAAACACTCGTCTTTGTCCATAGCCTCCACGGTCAGCAGCTTCACCTTGACCTCCAAGGAGCTGGCCATCAGGGTGTCTTCtgtggggggtggaggagggtgACTTTCTTCTCTACGACTTGCTGGGCTCTCCTCGGCGCCAttgcagggagagggaggctgggagctgcCGAGGGGCCCGGCAGCCGCAGGGACACCCCCAGGGACCCCTTTGGgggctgcctctggggtcttGGCGACTTCGTGCTGCAGCCCCTGGTTCTCTGCGGCGTCAGCTGCCGGCCCCTGTCCATCCTGCGCCACTTGCGGGCTCCCTTCGAAGCGCAGGTCTTGCGTGTAGAAGGGGTCCTTGCTGCAGGAGGCGTCCTTGCACACGTCGGCCTCGAAGTGGACGGTTTTCTTGATGGGCAGTGAGTTGGACCTGCGGCCGTCCTTCCTGGTGGCTAAGATGGAAGACTCCAGGGGCGGCTCGCCGGTGCTGCCCGTCTTCCCCGGGCTGCCCTGGAGGACCTGGTCGATGATCTGGTGCATGAAGTCGGAGGAGCTGTCGGACAGGGCGCGGCTGCTGCTCAGGCACGTGCCCTTCACGCTCTCGGGCGAGTCGCAGACGAAGACCTTGGGGGGTGGCGGGtggctggtgtcgtggctcacGGTGTAGGCGCACTCCCCGTTTTCCGTCACCAGCAGGATTTTGCTCTCCTGTTCCGAAGGGGTTTCTTTGATGCGGACAAAGGTGGATTCGATGGGGATCTCTTTATCTGATTCCATGAAGTCCTCCTGCAGAGAAGCACGGGACAACGTGACTTCAGCAGAGCGTCCAGTGCAGCCTGTGCCTCAGAACACACGCGAGGCGGAGAAAGGCACACGGGACGGACACGGGGGCAGAGGACTCTGCAGACGTGGGGAGGCATTGGCGAAATGGAAACACGAAACACGAGGGTCCGTCAACACGGTTGTGGAAAAATCAAGTTAAAAGACATtcattctggggccggcgctgtagcgcagtgggttaacatcctggcctacagtgccgacatcccctatgggctctggctcgagaccccgctgctccacttcctatccagctctctgctatggcctgggaaagcagtggaagatggcccaagtccttgagcccctgcacctacttgggagacccagaagaacctcctggctcctggcttcggatcagcgcagctctggccattacagccatctggggagtgaaccatctgatggaagacctctctctctccccctctccctctgcctctcctcactctgtgtaactccgactttcaaataaataaataaatctttttaaaaaaaagatacatttattctgACGCAAAAGATGTTGAGCTCCATGGTAGTATCTTCCAGGACATATACACTTTTCATGAacatttgggttttatttttaaagatttatttatccaaaaggcagagggacagaggagagaaagcgagcaggttcactccccagatggctgcatcagccagggctgggtcaggccaaagccaggagcccagagctccactgatctcccacatgggcactggggcCTCCATCAAAGGCCTTTCCAGGCACACCAGACGGGAGCTCCTCAAATGCAAGCTCTCAGGACTCGAGCCGCACTCCAATacgggaggctggtgttgtgggcggCAGGAGCTTAACTGGCTGCCTCGCAACACCACCCCTTGTGAACTGTGTGAAGACTCCTTGTACACATGGACTTCcatatttttttgcaccaaaataaacgttcAGTTCCAATTCTTAAGAGCTTTTGGAATTACCTtcataccatttttaaaaaagatttgtttatttgcaagtcagtttcagagagagagggagagacacggagagatctcccatctgctggttcactcctcagacggccacaacggccagggctgagccaggagattcatctgggcctcccgcgtgggtagcaggggcccagacttttgggtcaccctctgctccattagcagggagctggactggaagtggcgcagctgggacacaaacccttGCCCATAGGGACGCCAGCACTGCCGGCGTTGTCcttactgctgcaccacaacactggcctccatgGAGGCTTTAAAAACCACAGCTACAAAGAAGCTGGCTCCAGGCAGGAGGAGCCTTTCTATGATCAGAGACTCAGCTGATCCGTGCCTGCGGGCCATGGCCAGGCCGGGCCGGGCGGACAGCCGTCACTGTGTATAAAGTGAGACCAGCCACAGCTTTCCCGCTTTCGTGGGCTGCGTGAGAGCCTGAAGCTGAAAGCGCTCCTAATCCACACCCATCCCCCATGCTCCTTCTCCCACACAGTCCCCACAGCTGTGCAGGGCTCACTGAGGGCAGGGCTGAAAAGCAGAGAAGGACCTTGGTGGTACCGCGTAGGTGCCTGCCTTCGGATGCACTGGGAAGGACCTTGGTGGTACCGCGTGGGTGCTCACCTTCGGATACATTGGGAAGGACCTTGGTGGTGTGGCGTGGGTGCCTGCCTTCGGATACATTGGGAAGGACCTTGGTGGTACCGCGTGGGTGCCTGCCTTCGGATGCACTGGGAAGGACCTTGGTGGTACCGCGTGCGTACCTACCTTTGGATGCAAGACTGACCCCCTTGCTCCAAACAGCAGAAACCTGAGAGCCAAGACTCTGTAAGACCACAGCACAGCTCCTGTCAACTCCCGAAGCGACCACAATGAGCAGCTCCCCCTCCTCGGTGCTTGTTTGAGGAGGGACCACATTTTCTAAGGCACAAACAACTCACTGAGCTCAATCTCTACTGTTATTCTGCACGCCAGGCCTGGCACAGAGTGAATTCAAACGTGAAGCATCAGGGGAACGAAACCCCAAATCAAGAGCAGAAGCAGTCGGTACAAGCCGCCCCAGGGCTGGAATCTGCAAAGGTTCTAGAACAAGCATTAGCCAACCCCTAAGGAGACACGGGCAATGCTTCCGGCTGAAGGAGAGGTGATCACTAGAGAAGCCTGGATCAAGTGTCCACATGGTAAATATACAGTTACCAGAAAAGACcatttcaaagctttttttaaaaagagtcttctgtctaaagcaaaaataataaagttgagGGGATTAAAATACATGACAAACTTCATTAAAACGAAAAGATCcagtcatcaggaaaatacaaCCCTAAACACCCATGCACTTAACAGCCCAGCTCAGCACgtgcaaagcaaaaccagaacTAAGAGGAGCGATACATCCACAGATCCAAATCACAGTTGGATCTTTAAGAATATTTCTCTCCTATGCCGATTGATAGAAAGAGCAGAACAATTACCTATCAATCACCTATCAATCAGTCTATAGGCCATTAGGATCCCAGTGACAGGCTGGCAGCACAAGACACACCCCTGTCAAGGGCATGTGACACGTTTACCAGAGAACCTGTAGGCGGGACCGCACAGCGAGGCAGACGTGTGCCCGTGGCCAGGCCTCTCCAGGCTCACAGGCGCTCCTTCGGCGGACCTGCGCAGGGCCAGCTCCCTGGGCGTCCCGCACGTGGGGAGCGCTGGTCTGCATTCCCTTAGGGACGTGAGTGGCTCCCGCTGCACGGACGACCGTGCTCGGACAACCAGGCTGCCTTTCGGCAGGCACTGTTTCTTGGCCGGCCTCTCTTTCTCCACGTTCAGTCTCTGACCCCAGCACCGGAGACTTCCAAGTATCAGATGTGCTGAATCCTGGCCGTGGCCTTGGCTCTCCTCAAATACCGTAAGGTTCGAGTGGATCTCAAACCCCGCCTACAGAGTAACTGAAAGCCCCAGTGCCCCATGTTTCGGAATTCAGCAAGGGGCCAGGGCAACTGAACTGCAGAGGAGTTGCCAACCAGCACCACGTCAACTCTTGTGCCCCACACAGCCCTGGGGACTTCATGTAGGCACTTACCCTTCACACGGCCCCAAAACAGGAAATGTATGTGCACAGCTGTACCAGGCATCAGAGAGGGCAAGAAACCAGCCTGAGCTCACACAGCAGAACCCGAAAGGCATTCCTGCTCCCAATGCCCTGGGGCAGCGTCAGGTGATGTACAGACAGACAGGAAACACACAGATCGGTACCAGCGGGAACGCCAAGCACCAAAACCCTGCCTGGATCTTCTGTACAAAGTGGATCCCAGATCCCCGCTGTCCATTGTAGGGGGCCTAAAAGCTTGAACTTCGGCATCACAGACACAGGGGCCAACCCTGGCTCTGCACTTGGCATCTGTGTGACCCTGGGGAGGTTTCTAAGCCTCTCTGAGCTGGCAAAGCCTCATGGGTAACAGGAGGCCCATGACTCTGAGCCACCCCGCACTGCTTGGGGACAACCTGAGCAACCGCCAGCTAAAACAGCTGCTCTGATGAGCGCACACTTAGAACACCTGAAATGATCACGCATCTGCTGACCCCTGACCGCTCTCCCCATTACAGCAAGGCGTCCAAGGTCAAGAACCCACATCCCCGAGCCAGCACCAGGTGTGCGCGCATCACAGATACAAGCAGTAAATGAGGGCATTGTTTGCGTCGCTGCTGCCATAGCGTCAGCTCCAGGCTGCGCCCAGGCAGGGCGGGAGATGCAGTGGCACCGCGACAACCTCTCCAAGGTCTGATGCGGCTCCAACAATGTCTGTCGCCAAACACAGTCTGAGATGCTGGAGACAGGAAGACTTGCCCACGAACACTCGCTCTCTTGGATCATTTTAAACACTCTGCTAAAACCTGGGAGCCTGCTACGGCGTCCCACCCACCAGCACCTAAGGAACAAATAGCAGACACACAGGGGCAGCGCGCACCTGTTCCGACCATGGCAGAGTCTGGTACAAAAGAGCCCGTGAGAGGCGGGACTGTCTACGTTTctgccctcacccccacctcgCTTTGAGTTCATACGCTACGTAGAACGCCGACGTGAAGACGTGGCAAGACAACGTTCGGGGACCGGAGCTCCATTTGACCCTCACGGCTGTCGCGCCACACAGCCAGGGGCCCCGCTTCCTCCCACAGCCAGCGGAGGAAACGCACATCTCTGAATGAAaggtaaagaaaacaaacatacgACTTCCAGCTCCGGGAAACGTTCCAGAAACTGGGCCACGTAAGTCACGATGGACTGCTCATCCGGCGAGTCGACCATGATGTCTGTGAAGAGAGGCACAGGCGTTAGGGGCACCCGGGGCGAGCTTCCACGGCAGCGGGGGCTTCGCGCGGACAGAGCCCACAGACCACCGAGGGAGGAACCCACGGCGGAGAGAGGACCGGGCACGTGGGATGGAGGAGCTGTTCCCACGGCTCCTCGCTCCCCaccctctgtccctccttcctgGCTGGTTCAGTCCCTTCCACTGGGAAGAGCCAGCCCCTGGCTGGGCCCACCGGCGAGTACTGTGAACCAGGAGCCCCACACCCTGCGCAGGGAGTCCCACGTGAGCCCAACCCACGTGGAAAGCAGCTGGACAGAGAGCCGAGCACCCACGCCATCATTCTGCTCGCGAAGGGAGCAGCCTGAGATGTGTGCTGAGCTCTCTTTGCCACAGTGTCACGTATAAAAGGGACTCTTCCAGGCCACCCAGTGACTACCGAGTAAACTCTAGTAAATGCTAGGTGGAGCAGCCCATGTAGACATCTGCCTGAGCCATTATAGCAACAGGTAAAATTCCTATGCTGTATCATAATGTGAAGTAACCACAGTAAGAGACCATTAGATAGACGTTGAAGAAAACCAATGATGTAAGGATATAGTTAGCTGTACAGAAAACATGGGAAGCACACATGATCTGAGGACAGGAATCAGAGAGAAAAACCCCTGCATTAGAGTCCCCTGTGTGCCCCCAGTTCCCTGTCTGGAACAGCAGGTGCACGCTTGCGGTAGAACTTCTCTCAAAGACTGAGTGAGCAGGGCCGCTACCTTCGGGATCCAGGAGCCTGGGGATGCGCAGGGCCTCGTGTGCGATGCTGAAGGCCTTCTCCAGGTTTGCCCGGGCGGAGTCCTCCAGCGCCTGCTTCATGTCCACCAGGCTGGGGTCGATGGCCTTGATGATGGCCAGGAAAGCCATGCCGCTCCTCCAGCTGCCCGCGAAGTCCTGCACCGCCACGCCATACCTGAGGGGCAGCAGAGGCACACGGTGCGCGTTAGAACCGGGTTCACGGCACGTGTTAGAACCACGAGGTCCACGTGCAGCCGCCTCGCCGGCCTCCACACAGGGCTGGGCGCCGCTGACCTGGCCAAGCACAGATGCCCCGGCCCCTGAGCCTTCCCAGTCCCACTTCCCGACAGCGGGAAGGGAGGGCACCACGCATGCAGCAAATCAGACCTGTGTTTCCAGACACGAGGGGTCCTCAAAAGTTACACAGAAAATGTGCACTATGAAAAAACTTCccagatttcaacatttttacaccaaaatacacttttccattccattttccatgaccttttgaagTTCCATTGTATAAAGGGGCAATTATTcacactatttttttcttaaagatctgcttatttgaaaggcagagctacagaaatagacagaagtcttccatccattggttcacctcccaaatggccacaacagccaggatccagccaggccgaagccaggaacctgaaactccatccaggtctcctacgcgggccccaggggccccagtacttgggtcatcttctgttgtgttcccaggagcattagcagggagctggatcagaagtggagtagccgggactcaaactggagctaacaggtgaaccagaggatggtagatctctccctctccccctccctctccctctctctccccttccccctccctatccctccctctctccctccctctctttcctctctccctctctccctcctctctctcctcctccctccctccctccccccccccctctctcaaataaataaataagtacatcttacaaaacaaaagcactcctgcaggcacagggcccaacAGAGGGCTGGAACTCAGCTCCAGTTTTGCTGTCTCGTGCTGGGAAGACGAACCTCCAGCAGGTCCCAGGATGACTGCGCTTTGAGTGAGGGCAGACACTGCCACACACCCTGAAGCTAACTGACAAACAGTGTACGGTATTCGTGCCCAAGCAGCACGGCCATGTCGACGATGGATGACCACCACGAAAGGCCCTCTGCTCTGTATTCAAATGCTCTCTACAGCTTTCTGCAGACGCgtgcgcgtgcgtgtgtgtgcacgtgtgtatgcgtgtgtgcgtgcacgtgggtgtgagtgtgcgcgtgtgtatatgtgtgtgtgtgacaatggCGACTGCAGTGTGCCCAGCTCCAAGAGCCTGCATGAAAACGCAGACCCATGCGTGCTGGGTGCCTTCAACAACGTCCGCTCCCTTTTCTCCACCACCCGCAGGCTGgtgagcacccccaccccaccctcacccccacccccgggcctgAGACAGCAGGGAacacaggctgggggctggggggctgccgCTCACTTCCGGGTCTTCCTCTGCACCCAGGCCAGCAGGGTCTTGATGGCTTTCCTCTGGTCTTTCACGGACGTCGCCACGCTCCTCTCCgtggtgggtgtgggggggaaGGAGGAGTCGGAATCCGTGCTCCCGGAGCCGGGCGACAGGCTGGAGGACGCGGAGTTCCTGCTGAGGTTGCCCGTGAGCTCCTTGATCTGCAAGGAAAGCCAGGTCTCAGAGCCCGGGCCGCTCTGGTCCTCCCCGCAGGCAGCCCCAGGTCTGCCCGGGGCCGCGTGCACCCCGGCCGGAGGGACCAGAAGTCCTCCCCACAGGGAGAAGCCTTGCTGATGGCAGCGTCAGGgacagggctggcctggggctggcctgaGCGCCTGgtgccgcctgtggtgcccagCTACGGCACAGACCGCCTCCTCCCGGAGTAGCCCCAGCTCCGGCCAGCGGCGGCGGCTCCCGTGActtcctggcccctcctcctgcccccttccCTCCGTGCAGTGATGGTTCTAGAATGCATCACATTCCTTCAAACCCCACTGCCTCTGCTCATCCCAGTCCCGCCGCCGCCTGCCTCTACCCTTGAACCCCTACCAGAGGGGCGCTTGTGAGAAGCGCAGAAGCCCAGGGCCTGCCTACGGGACTGGAGCCTGCATTTCAGCACCCCTCCGGGCGACTTCCGTGCAGGAAGTTTGAGCGGCACTGGTGGTGGCACACTCCTACTCATCCCTCAACACCCAGCTGTGGGACCACTTCCCCCAGGAGCCCTTCcccactcccctgccccaccTAAGGCTACTGTCTGCTGGGAGCTCACACCCTGACCGTGGCCTGCACCCCAGAGTGCTTCAACATGGGACTGACTCGCCAGAGATCCCAGAGGGTCACCAGGGTGGGGCCTGTGGCACGGCAAAGAATCTGGGTGGAAAATGAATGCAAATCTACTGTGGATTTAAGGTGGCAGGGTCTGGACGTGTCCCCAGGTCACGTGCCGGAAACATCATCAGCAAATCCATCTGTGTTTGGCATGGGGGGGGGCTTTGGTGGAGAGAGTCGGATGCGGCCAGGGGGGTGGGGCCCGTGTGACGGCAGTGGCGGCTCCGTCAGAAGCGGAGAGCGACACGAGCTGGTGCACCTGCTCTGGCCACGTGATGCCCTCTGCCGAGCTGGGACGCAGCGCAGGGCCCTCACTGGATACCAGCACCGTGCTCAGGCCTCCGGACCACGAGGCCCTGTTCTTCCCAGATCTCGGGCATTCTGCTATAGCAACTAGCAGACTACGGCAAAGGCCTGTTTGTTAACAGGCAGCAGAACCTGAAGTGCACACAGAACCCCGTGCAGGGGACAGAGGGCTCGCGTTCCTCGCTTCTCCTGGAGCTCACCCCGCATTAGCTGTCCCTTTCATAGATGTGCAAGCTGAGGCTCAGCGAGCACCCCTCTGAGTTCACGGCTCAGCCACTATGGGATCCGCGGTCTCAGATCTCTGGGCTAGTGCCCCTTGCATGCTAGTGTGGAGCCCAGAGCCCCGGCAACCAGCCCTGTGTGGACCTGAATTTTTGCTCTCAGGAAGACAATTCAAGAAGGAACCACAACTTTCTACCTCACAAGAGGGTGGGTTTCAGAGGACGATGTCGGCTCGTCCCTCCTGGTCGGGGACACGGACTGGGGCGTGGGCTCCAAGTCACACCCCGGCCACGGTGCGGCCCCTCGTCCGCCGAACCCGCGTTTCCAAGTCCGGCTGAGGCTGCCACGCCCAGCGCACCTTCCTCCTCCAGGGGCATCTTCAGGCGAACGCTTGAATCCGCTCCCTGCACTGCTGTCAGGAGGGGAACTCTaccaagttcaagttctggccgGAAATATCGCCCCAGTTGAGAACAAAATCCTATTTAACTCCTCAAGTCTTAGGGGGAGGATCTTCCCTTCTAGAGAACACAGCTCCCTCTGCTTGGAAAGCCCCAGGGACTCAAACGGTTTGGCAGCCAAATTCCCACGATTCTTTTTCCCAGAACAGAACAGATCCAGAGTGCTGGGAACCGAGCGTCACTGTGGCCCTGCACCCGGAACCCTGCGCTCTGTGTGCGACACGcaggctctgcctcctgcccatgCACGCACGGAGCAGACGATTTTACCTGGAAGAAGAGGATGATGTTCCATATCAGCCCGAGA
The DNA window shown above is from Lepus europaeus isolate LE1 chromosome 22, mLepTim1.pri, whole genome shotgun sequence and carries:
- the CLMN gene encoding calmin isoform X1, encoding MAAQEWDWFQREELIGHISDIRVQNLQVERENVQKRTFTRWMNLHLEKCDPPLEVKDLFLDIQDGKILMALLEVLSGRSLLHEYKSSSHRIFRLNNIAKALTFLEDSNVKLVSIDAAEIADGNPSLVLGLIWNIILFFQIKELTGNLSRNSASSSLSPGSGSTDSDSSFPPTPTTERSVATSVKDQRKAIKTLLAWVQRKTRKYGVAVQDFAGSWRSGMAFLAIIKAIDPSLVDMKQALEDSARANLEKAFSIAHEALRIPRLLDPEDIMVDSPDEQSIVTYVAQFLERFPELEVEDFMESDKEIPIESTFVRIKETPSEQESKILLVTENGECAYTVSHDTSHPPPPKVFVCDSPESVKGTCLSSSRALSDSSSDFMHQIIDQVLQGSPGKTGSTGEPPLESSILATRKDGRRSNSLPIKKTVHFEADVCKDASCSKDPFYTQDLRFEGSPQVAQDGQGPAADAAENQGLQHEVAKTPEAAPKGVPGGVPAAAGPLGSSQPPSPCNGAEESPASRREESHPPPPPTEDTLMASSLEVKVKLLTVEAMDKDECFDSIPLKASKFSNDLVDFASTSRAVGEVPSPREKTPAEDEGFEDQDENVGKSSAKSAHKRQESSECQVESSEHELPSDAGPEETAERKPEVYEKAKRKSTCRRRRSRGEGEEEEGEGLQGPGGELPSNPTSSSVSLERLGSPGKDGVDFTPSPPLSKVSVIPHDLFYYPHYEVPLAAVLEAYAEGTEDLKMEEMDLGEQEGGCLHDLHPREEADASWSSYSFSGPGEGLPGASDLGPDPNKGATGATPASDPAPPDPHEDHQPRQTEESDPVESQQSQDPPGLEPVANPLEAKVVEESISSKKKEKRKHVDHVESSLFVAAGAVRSSDDLEDDPGDRRVPSRTSHSDSSIYLRPHTNRSLESDHFSYVHSRNAADPDDRRHRILTRKADNSGEAAAPGTHSPHSDSLTQLVQQPDLVYFILFLWLLVYCLLLFPQLDVNRL
- the CLMN gene encoding calmin isoform X2, which produces MAAQEWDWFQREELIGHISDIRVQNLQVERENVQKRTFTRWMNLHLEKCDPPLEVKDLFLDIQDGKILMALLEVLSGRSLLHEYKSSSHRIFRLNNIAKALTFLEDSNVKLVSIDAAEIADGNPSLVLGLIWNIILFFQIKELTGNLSRNSASSSLSPGSGSTDSDSSFPPTPTTERSVATSVKDQRKAIKTLLAWVQRKTRKYGVAVQDFAGSWRSGMAFLAIIKAIDPSLVDMKQALEDSARANLEKAFSIAHEALRIPRLLDPEDIMVDSPDEQSIVTYVAQFLERFPELEVEDFMESDKEIPIESTFVRIKETPSEQESKILLVTENGECAYTVSHDTSHPPPPKVFVCDSPESVKGTCLSSSRALSDSSSDFMHQIIDQVLQGSPGKTGSTGEPPLESSILATRKDGRRSNSLPIKKTVHFEADVCKDASCSKDPFYTQDLRFEGSPQVAQDGQGPAADAAENQGLQHEVAKTPEAAPKGVPGGVPAAAGPLGSSQPPSPCNGAEESPASRREESHPPPPPTEDTLMASSLEVKVKLLTVEAMDKDECFDSIPLKASKFSNDLVDFASTSRAVGEVPSPREKTPAEDEGFEDQDENVGKSSAKSAHKRQESSECQVESSEHELPSDAGPEETAERKPEVYEKAKRKSTCRRRRSRGEGEEEEGEGLQGPGGELPSNPTSSSVSLERLGSPGKDGVDFTPSPPLSKVSVIPHDLFYYPHYEVPLAAVLEAYAEGTEDLKMEEMDLGEQEGGCLHDLHPREEADASWSSYSFSGPGEGLPGASDLGPDPNKGATGATPASDPAPPDPHEDHQPRQTEESDPVESQQSQDPPGLEPVANPLEAKVVEESISSKKKEKRKHVDHVESSLFVAAGAVRSSDDLEDDPGDRRVPSRTSHSDSSIYLRPHTNRSLESVSMIILAMFTRGTQLIRMTGGTEY